Proteins from one Comamonas flocculans genomic window:
- a CDS encoding DUF736 domain-containing protein, whose product MANIGTFTADKDGFAGTLRTLTLNVKVKLVPNDKGDNEKAPDFRLQAASHDIGAAWKKTSEAGREYISVTLDDPSFPATVYARLIEGEDGTHDLIWSRSKPQAA is encoded by the coding sequence ATGGCCAACATCGGCACCTTCACCGCAGACAAAGACGGCTTCGCCGGCACGCTTCGCACCCTGACGCTCAACGTCAAGGTCAAGCTGGTTCCCAACGACAAGGGGGACAACGAGAAGGCCCCTGACTTCCGCTTGCAGGCGGCCAGCCACGACATCGGCGCGGCGTGGAAGAAGACCAGCGAGGCCGGGCGGGAGTACATCTCCGTGACCCTCGACGATCCATCGTTCCCAGCCACCGTCTATGCCCGCCTGATTGAAGGCGAGGACGGCACGCACGACCTGATCTGGTCGCGCAGCAAGCCCCAGGCGGCGTGA
- a CDS encoding GNAT family N-acetyltransferase: MTLQLRHETPDDVAAIEAVTVAAFADAPHTSHTEQFIVRALRAAGELTLSIVAEERGQVVGHVALSPVTITDDHGREAQGWYGLGPISVLPQRQGNGIGSRLMEQALSELRARQAAGCVLLGDPAYYALFGFEAHAGLQLPGVPPGHFMALALHGPVPEGVAHYSDAFNAAA; encoded by the coding sequence ATGACCCTCCAGCTCCGACACGAAACCCCGGACGACGTTGCCGCCATCGAGGCAGTTACGGTGGCCGCCTTCGCCGATGCACCACATACCAGCCACACCGAGCAATTCATCGTGCGGGCCTTGCGAGCCGCCGGCGAACTGACGCTTTCCATCGTGGCCGAAGAACGTGGCCAGGTCGTCGGCCACGTCGCGCTGTCGCCGGTGACGATCACCGATGACCACGGGCGAGAGGCCCAAGGCTGGTACGGCCTGGGGCCAATCTCCGTCCTGCCGCAAAGGCAGGGAAACGGCATCGGTTCGCGCCTGATGGAACAGGCGCTGTCCGAACTGCGGGCCAGGCAGGCCGCAGGCTGCGTGCTGCTGGGAGATCCCGCGTATTACGCGCTCTTTGGTTTTGAGGCCCACGCGGGCCTGCAACTGCCGGGCGTGCCGCCCGGCCATTTCATGGCGCTGGCCCTGCACGGGCCAGTGCCGGAAGGCGTCGCGCACTACAGCGATGCCTTCAACGCCGCCGCCTGA